CGGACTTCCGAGGCCCCGGTCGCAAGTTGTCGGGGCGCAAGGTAGAGGGCGGTCCACGGGTGCGCAAGAGGCGCGTGGGCTGCGTGGGCTGCGGGGATGCAGGGGATGCATCCGCGCCGGCTATTGCAGGCGGACGGCTGCACTTTGCCGCTAGAGCAGTGCCGTCGGGGCGCGCGCTCACACGGCGCAGGACAGGGGTCGCGAGGGTTCAGCTCTTCTTCGAGGTCTTGGCGAAGAAGGCGCTGAAGCGCTGCTCGACGCGCTCGTCGCCACATCTGGGGCAGCGGGGGTGCGCATCTTCGTGCTCGCGCATGCTTTCCACGTGGTCGAAATCAGAGTCGCAGTTCAGGCAGTGGTACTGGTAGACGGGCATGGCGGCTCCCTCCGCCGCGAGCGCGGCTCCTGGGGTGCTCCTTCGCCTGTTACGGAACGCCTGAATCTAGGACG
This portion of the Gemmatimonadota bacterium genome encodes:
- a CDS encoding zinc ribbon domain-containing protein, producing the protein MPVYQYHCLNCDSDFDHVESMREHEDAHPRCPRCGDERVEQRFSAFFAKTSKKS